One genomic segment of Gossypium arboreum isolate Shixiya-1 chromosome 3, ASM2569848v2, whole genome shotgun sequence includes these proteins:
- the LOC108474423 gene encoding xanthohumol 4-O-methyltransferase-like isoform X1, which translates to MMNCHHQKYFPIEKMSSQESGREKEIIELDEARLQGQAEIWRYMFSFADSMALKSAVELRIADIIHSHGVAITLSQIASCINGCLTSPDITTLARIMRLLVRRKIFTVHHPLDGGDPLYDLTHSSRWLLHDSEQTLAPMVLMENHPWLIAPWHCFSQCVKEGGIAFKKAHGREIWDLASGNPEFNKLFNDGLASTSKVVTSAILSGYKQGLSSIESLVDVGGGIGGLISEIVKAYPHIKGVNFDLPHVVLAAPAYNEISHVGGDMFHVIPNANAVIMKWVLHDWGDEDCIKILKNCRKAIPRENGKVIIVEVVVKAEGSGVFDDMGFIFDLLMIAHSSGGKERTEVEWKKILEEGGFSRYKIIDIPALPSIIEAYPDDQ; encoded by the exons ATGATGAACTGTCATCATCAAAAATATTTTCCCATTG AAAAAATGAGTTCTCAAGAAAGTGGGAGAGAAAAGGAAATAATAGAGTTAGATGAAGCACGGCTACAAGGGCAAGCGGAGATATGGCGATACATGTTCAGCTTTGCAGATTCCATGGCGCTTAAGTCTGCCGTGGAGCTCCGCATAGCTGACATAATACACTCTCATGGTGTCGCCATCACTCTATCGCAAATAGCTTCATGCATTAATGGCTGCCTTACTTCGCCGGACATCACCACCCTTGCTCGCATAATGAGATTGCTCGTCCGTAGAAAGATTTTCACTGTCCACCACCCTTTAGACGGTGGAGATCCCCTGTACGATCTGACTCACTCATCGAGATGGCTGCTACATGACTCTGAGCAAACATTGGCGCCCATGGTATTGATGGAGAACCATCCATGGCTAATTGCTCCTTGGCACTGCTTTAGCCAGTGCGTTAAAGAAGGTGGCATTGCCTTCAAAAAAGCTCATGGGCGTGAGATATGGGATTTGGCATCAGGAAATCCTGAATTCAATAAGCTTTTTAATGATGGCTTGGCTAGTACGTCTAAGGTCGTCACCAGTGCTATTCTATCGGGTTACAAACAAGGGTTAAGCTCTATTGAATCATTGGTTGATGTCGGAGGTGGGATTGGAGGCTTAATATCAGAAATCGTAAAAGCATATCCACACATTAAAGGTGTTAACTTCGATTTACCGCATGTCGTCTTGGCGGCACCAGCATACAATGAGATCTCTCATGTTGGTGGTGATATGTTCCATGTCATTCCAAATGCTAATGCGGTAATTATGAAG TGGGTATTGCATGATTGGGGTGATGAAGATtgcataaaaatattaaagaatTGTAGGAAAGCAATTCCAAGAGAAAATGGGAAAGTGATAATTGTTGAAGTTGTTGTGAAAGCAGAGGGGAGTGGAGTGTTCGATGACATGGGGTTCATATTCGACCTCCTAATGATTGCACACTCCAGCGGTGGAAAGGAGAGAACCGAGGTGGAAtggaagaaaatcttggaagaaggaGGCTTCTCTCGCTACAAAATCATTGACATTCCTGCATTGCCTTCCATCATCGAAGCATATCCAGATGATCAGTAG
- the LOC108474423 gene encoding xanthohumol 4-O-methyltransferase-like isoform X2: MSSQESGREKEIIELDEARLQGQAEIWRYMFSFADSMALKSAVELRIADIIHSHGVAITLSQIASCINGCLTSPDITTLARIMRLLVRRKIFTVHHPLDGGDPLYDLTHSSRWLLHDSEQTLAPMVLMENHPWLIAPWHCFSQCVKEGGIAFKKAHGREIWDLASGNPEFNKLFNDGLASTSKVVTSAILSGYKQGLSSIESLVDVGGGIGGLISEIVKAYPHIKGVNFDLPHVVLAAPAYNEISHVGGDMFHVIPNANAVIMKWVLHDWGDEDCIKILKNCRKAIPRENGKVIIVEVVVKAEGSGVFDDMGFIFDLLMIAHSSGGKERTEVEWKKILEEGGFSRYKIIDIPALPSIIEAYPDDQ; this comes from the exons ATGAGTTCTCAAGAAAGTGGGAGAGAAAAGGAAATAATAGAGTTAGATGAAGCACGGCTACAAGGGCAAGCGGAGATATGGCGATACATGTTCAGCTTTGCAGATTCCATGGCGCTTAAGTCTGCCGTGGAGCTCCGCATAGCTGACATAATACACTCTCATGGTGTCGCCATCACTCTATCGCAAATAGCTTCATGCATTAATGGCTGCCTTACTTCGCCGGACATCACCACCCTTGCTCGCATAATGAGATTGCTCGTCCGTAGAAAGATTTTCACTGTCCACCACCCTTTAGACGGTGGAGATCCCCTGTACGATCTGACTCACTCATCGAGATGGCTGCTACATGACTCTGAGCAAACATTGGCGCCCATGGTATTGATGGAGAACCATCCATGGCTAATTGCTCCTTGGCACTGCTTTAGCCAGTGCGTTAAAGAAGGTGGCATTGCCTTCAAAAAAGCTCATGGGCGTGAGATATGGGATTTGGCATCAGGAAATCCTGAATTCAATAAGCTTTTTAATGATGGCTTGGCTAGTACGTCTAAGGTCGTCACCAGTGCTATTCTATCGGGTTACAAACAAGGGTTAAGCTCTATTGAATCATTGGTTGATGTCGGAGGTGGGATTGGAGGCTTAATATCAGAAATCGTAAAAGCATATCCACACATTAAAGGTGTTAACTTCGATTTACCGCATGTCGTCTTGGCGGCACCAGCATACAATGAGATCTCTCATGTTGGTGGTGATATGTTCCATGTCATTCCAAATGCTAATGCGGTAATTATGAAG TGGGTATTGCATGATTGGGGTGATGAAGATtgcataaaaatattaaagaatTGTAGGAAAGCAATTCCAAGAGAAAATGGGAAAGTGATAATTGTTGAAGTTGTTGTGAAAGCAGAGGGGAGTGGAGTGTTCGATGACATGGGGTTCATATTCGACCTCCTAATGATTGCACACTCCAGCGGTGGAAAGGAGAGAACCGAGGTGGAAtggaagaaaatcttggaagaaggaGGCTTCTCTCGCTACAAAATCATTGACATTCCTGCATTGCCTTCCATCATCGAAGCATATCCAGATGATCAGTAG